From the genome of Triticum aestivum cultivar Chinese Spring chromosome 3B, IWGSC CS RefSeq v2.1, whole genome shotgun sequence, one region includes:
- the LOC123065459 gene encoding SNF1-related protein kinase regulatory subunit gamma-1, producing MEMATVAAPAAGRSGGAMASGEYWTEALKSFLDHIPVSSLSGALQPSTSPALELNLDACVLDAIGSMRCANAGGAVIVDEVRRSLGKFVDRDIGYVDFPSLVLWALEELDRVSTERQDKSSDFFSSLKLHPQIAETKIAWLAKLFLLEPFFPVRSHDTLFHAMLLFSKHHRLNVIPVVESVNSSVDGFVTQNAVMELLLQSSGLEWLDKIADKQLSEFRFANASKPVLVYSDETVAYTFRVLSKEKTGVAVIDRKNRRLIGMIQCSDVYLLLDDSSLFSNRKIMSAEEFVKLKNKDQKSRTGHSSESEVQSVPSLRSRVQQSVVTNRWSDTLKQAMENLAASGSSCSFIVDEQGHVEGVVTPRDVISVFSPPCMDSRIDGGTFFSAALEQAGCRVENGQMIRNT from the exons ATGGAGATGGCAACAGTAGCAGCACCGGCGGCCGGCCGCAGCGGAGGAGCGATGGCATCAGGGGAGTACTGGACCGAGGCGCTTAAGTCGTTCCTCGACCACATCCCCGTCTCCTCTCTCTCCGGCGCGCTCCAGCCCTCTACCTCCCCAG CGTTGGAGCTCAACCTTGATGCCTGCGTGCTGGACGCCATCGGTTCCATGCGCTGCGCCAATGCGGGCGGTGCCGTGATCGTCGACGAGGTCCGCCGTAGCCTTGGCAAGTTCGTTGACCGCGACATAGGATACGTTGATTTCCCCAGCCTCGTCTTATGGGCACTCGAG GAACTTGACAGGGTGAGCACTGAACGACAAGACAAGAGTTCCGACTTCTTCTCAAGTCTGAAACTACATCCTCAGATTGCAGAAACCAAG ATCGCCTGGTTAGCTAAGTTGTTCCTGTTGGAGCCATTCTTCCCCGTTCGGTCCCATGATACGCTCTTCCACGCAATGTTGCTCTTCTCCAAACACCACAGGCTCAATGTGATACCTGTTGTTGAGTCGGTCAACTCCAGTGTTGACGGATTTGTTACTCAG AATGCAGTAATGGAGTTGCTTCTCCAGTCAAGTGGTCTTGAATGGCTCGATAAAATCGCAGACAAACAACTATCCGAATTTAG ATTTGCCAATGCGAGCAAGCCTGTTCTTGTGTACTCGGATGAGACTGTGGCCTACACGTTTCGTGTTCTTTCCAAGGAGAAGACAGGAGTTGCAGTCATCGACCGAAAAAATCGGCGTTTGATTGGAATGATTCAGTGCAGCGATGTTTACCTGCTGTTGGACGATAGCTCCTTGTTCAGCAACAGAAA GATCATGAGTGCTGAAGAATTCGTCAAGCTGAAGAACAAGGATCAAAAATCTAGAACGGGGCATTCATCAGAATCTGAGGTCCAGAGCGTCCCCAGCCTCAGAAGCAGAGTGCAACAATCTGTTGTAACGAACCGGTGGTCCGACACCCTGAAGCAAGCAATGGAGAATCTAGCAGCCTcaggaagcagctgcagcttcatcGTGGACGAGCAGGGGCACGTGGAAGGAGTCGTGACGCCAAGAGATGTCATCTCCGTCTTCTCCCCTCCGTGCATGGACTCGAGGATCGATGGGGGCACCTTCTTCTCGGCCGCGCTTGAGCAGGCCGGCTGCCGCGTTGAGAATGGACAGATGATTAGGAACACTTAG